The nucleotide window GTCCGCCTTGGAAGCCGGAGAGTCCGGCGTCACCCGCATCACCTGTGGCGATGGGGATTCGGCGCGCAGGGAAAGGCCCAGCCATCCGCGGGCCAGCTTGCCGCCGCCGCAGACATCCGCCTTCACACGCTGCACCGCCTCCACCGGAATCGCGTAGGCACTGTCGCCATTGCCGGCCGATTGGTAAACGAGCGCCACCACGCGGCCATCGTCCGTGCTTACCGGGGTTCCCGTAGGTGGCACCGCTCCTTCGAAATTGATCCGCAGCAGGGCGAAGGGCAGCACCTTCGTTCCGATCTGCTTCACCCAGCCGGTCGCCCGTGCCTTGACCGGCCCCGGAGCGTGCAACGGAGTGCCCGGCGTGTAGGGAGCCGTTTTCGCCCAAGCCAGCCGGTCGGAAGCCAGCGGGGTTTTCAAAAAACAAAGCCGGGAAACGGAATCCATGCCCACGACCTCGGCCTGCACCGGTTGCCCAGCGCGGGTCGCCCCCGGACGTGTGGCATCCGTGCCAGGAAGCGCCACGGCAACAAGCATCCCGCCTTCCTCCAAAGGCGTGGCGATTGATTTCGCCGGAACACCACCCGCCGCAGCGGGAAACACGACCTCCCACTTCGCCACCTGGGCACAGGCGGGATGCAGTCCTGCCGATAGGAAAAAAAAGCCGATGCCGCACCGGGCAAGGCGTGAGATGGCGGTCCGGACCATGCGGCGCTCAGAACACCTGCTCGCCGACGCTACCCTGGGTCGTGGGCCCGAGGTCCAGCTCGTCGAGTTGCTCGACCGGAGGTGCTGGAGCGGGGACCACCTGATGCTTCACCGGCACCACGGGTGCCTGCTCGACATCGGCGGGACGCGGGATCAACAGGAACGCGGCCATGATGGTCGCGTAACCGAGACCGGCTCCGTAGAGCCACTTGGTGCTCCCCAGTTCACCGAACCAAGCAGTCGTGCGCTGCCAGACACCGGCCGGAGTCCACCGTTTCACGGCGGCCTCGCGCTGGCGCTGGTGGAACTCGCACAGGAAATCCTGCCAGTATCCCTCTTCCGGGCGCTCTTCGCGCTTGAGGGCCAGCAGGTTTCCGATTTGTTCGACCGAGGGTTTCACGACGGGGATGGTTAAGATTTATAAAATTTCCACCCGTCTGACAAGGACTTTTTTAAAACCTCTGATCCCACCATTCCTGAAGGAACGACTGGAGCTGAAGGTGCGCGTAGTGGAGCCGCGATCGAACGGTGCCTTCCGAGACCTTCAACACCTTCGCGATCTCCCCATGGGGCATCCCTTGGATGTCGAACAGGGTCACCACCGTTCTGTGGGAATCAGACAGCTTCCGCATGGCTTCGTTCAATTTTAGCTGGAGCTGGTTGAGGTGGCTCTGCTGCTCCGGATTGGATGCGTGCCCGGTGTCCACCAGCGCCGGATCGTCCTTCACGGATGAATCCGGGTCCTGAAGGCTGATGCCGGAACGACGCTTCCGCTTTTTGAGGAAATTCAGCGTCAGGTTCACGGCGATCTGATAGATCCACGTGTAGAACGTGGATTGCCCGCGGAATTTCCCCAGCGATTGGTACGCCCGCGCGAAGATCTCCTGCAGAAGATCATGCGTGTCCTCCTTGTGGGAGGTCATGTTGTAAACCAGGCCGTAGAGCTTGTCGCCGTATTTGAGGATCAGCGCGTCAAAGGCGCGGGTATCGCCCTCACGGGCACGTGCGACCAACTCCCGATCCGGATCGGGTTGTTGGGGTTGGGAAAACATTCAGGGGGATCAGGGGGAGAAACAGCGGCATCAGCCTACACACGCGGCCGGTCATGTAAAGATCGTCCCCTAACGGTTGGCTCCAAATAAGTCCCATCCGCCTGCCGACCCCCTCAAGAGACGCAATTTGAGGATGAATTTGTTGCACCCAACCCAATGATCAAAATGAAAAATACTCATGGAGCATCAGCCGATCCGGGCTCCTTCATCGCGAATCGAGGAGACGCAAATTCCGGTGTGTTATGACTGGAAAAGGAGCAGAAACGGCCCCACTAATAACGGGCATTATCGGGCAAAATCCAACATTTTCCCGATAAGAACGTTAGTTGCAGCCCATGAAACCAAAAAATATCCATCAAAACAGGCTCCTGAGCCTGCTTACCACCTTGACGTTTACCCTGGCGGTCCAAGCCCCGTTGCACGCGGCCAGCCTCTACTGGGATGGCAACTCCACCACCGCGGATGCGGATGGCGGAGCTGGCACCTGGAGCACCGGCGCGACCACCAACTGGGACACCACCGCCACCGCAGGCACGGATGTCACATGGACGGATGGCTCGGACGCCGTCTTTCCCGGAGTGGCCGGAACCGTCACCGTCAGCGGCACCGTCAGCACCCCTTCCCTCACATTTTCCACCACCGGCTACACCGTCACCGGCGGCACGATCACATTGACCGGAGCGCCGTTCATCGACACCGGAGCCAACAATTCGACGGTAGCCTCCGTATTGGGCGGTACCGCCGGCTTAACCAAAAACGGCACGGGTTCTCTCACTCTTTCAGGGGCGAACACCTACAGCGGCACTTTGACCGTCAGCGCGGGCACCCTGAAGGCGGGCAACGCGGCCGCCCTCGGTCTGGCTGGCACCAGCAATGGCACCACCGTCCTCAGCGGTGCGACGCTCGACATCAACGCCCAGGCGCTCACGACCACGGAAATCATCACCATCTCCGGCACTGGTGTGGGAGGAGCGGGAGCCTTGGTCAACACGGGTGCGGACCAACTCAATGCGGTGAACAAGCTGGTGTTGGCGGGCAACGCGACGCTGGGTGGCACTGGACGCTTTGACATCCGTCCCGGCACCACGCCGACACTCGATCTGGCCGGGTTCACGCTGACCAAGGAAGGAACCAACCAATTCAGTCTGGTCGGAGCTTCGATTACTCCTGGCAGCATCACGATCAATGCCGGCATCCTGAGCGTGGAAACCACCTCGGTCCTCCAGGGAACAGGAACCGTCACCATCAATGCCAACGGCACGCTGGGCCTCTACGGCACCACCGGGACCAACATCACCCGCGGCATCACCTCCAACGGCGGCGCGATCAGGAACCTCGGTTCCGGCGCCACCGTCAACAGCACGATCTCGCTGGCTACCAGCACCACCACCACCATCGGCAGTCCCAATACGATCGCCACCACTCTGGCGGGCATCATCTCCGGCAGCGGAGCGCTGACCAAAACCGGCACGGACACCTTCACCCTGTCCGCTGCCAATACCTACACCGGTGCCACCACGGTGAATGGGGGCCTGCTGGTGCTCTCCAATACGAACAGCTCCCCGTCCTACAGCATCGCCACCGGAGCGGTGTTGGAAATGCAGAACCAGTCGATGCCGGTCAATGCGAGCATCTCCGGCACCGGCACCCTGCGCAAGACCCA belongs to Luteolibacter ambystomatis and includes:
- a CDS encoding PDZ domain-containing protein, giving the protein MVRTAISRLARCGIGFFFLSAGLHPACAQVAKWEVVFPAAAGGVPAKSIATPLEEGGMLVAVALPGTDATRPGATRAGQPVQAEVVGMDSVSRLCFLKTPLASDRLAWAKTAPYTPGTPLHAPGPVKARATGWVKQIGTKVLPFALLRINFEGAVPPTGTPVSTDDGRVVALVYQSAGNGDSAYAIPVEAVQRVKADVCGGGKLARGWLGLSLRAESPSPQVMRVTPDSPASKADIRPNDVLLQVGTRQVANYADAANAFFYLIPREPVDLKLLRGTQEISVTVSPVPAPSGK
- a CDS encoding RNA polymerase sigma factor, translating into MFSQPQQPDPDRELVARAREGDTRAFDALILKYGDKLYGLVYNMTSHKEDTHDLLQEIFARAYQSLGKFRGQSTFYTWIYQIAVNLTLNFLKKRKRRSGISLQDPDSSVKDDPALVDTGHASNPEQQSHLNQLQLKLNEAMRKLSDSHRTVVTLFDIQGMPHGEIAKVLKVSEGTVRSRLHYAHLQLQSFLQEWWDQRF